In Bacteroidota bacterium, the following proteins share a genomic window:
- a CDS encoding acyloxyacyl hydrolase: MKNLIFIITLLTTGISYSQSKTSHIQADYFYGNLLKHNKDMAHMIKGHPNGFIVSWQNKVDGGELWNENYSYPEYGYAMSFTDYKSDILGKNIGAFGFRNFYFGDNRKNDVFLLKVGLGLAYSTTSFNRDENSRNVAIGSRFSIAIPFILNHKINNLYKGLGIQYGFSFFHYSNGNIKAPNNGINIFAANFGFNYQLDRPYNPSVEEKIIYKDRQIDKSVGLDIVLSGGINETENIGAGTFPFGVVTVYADKALNQRSKIQFGADFFASGFIKESIKFSNAQDNGVYHDPNDFYRLSILLGHELYIDKLSLVTQLGYYIYYPYDYEGRLYSRIGLKRYFGKRYFGILAVKAHSIKAEAIEFGIGITL, translated from the coding sequence ATGAAAAATCTTATTTTCATAATTACCTTACTTACTACAGGCATATCCTATTCCCAGTCAAAAACAAGCCACATTCAGGCTGATTATTTCTATGGTAATTTATTGAAACACAATAAAGATATGGCTCATATGATAAAGGGTCATCCAAATGGGTTTATCGTAAGTTGGCAAAACAAAGTAGATGGAGGTGAACTTTGGAACGAAAATTATAGCTATCCTGAATACGGATATGCGATGTCTTTTACCGATTATAAAAGTGATATTTTAGGAAAGAATATAGGAGCCTTTGGGTTTAGAAATTTCTATTTTGGGGATAATCGTAAAAATGATGTGTTTTTATTAAAGGTAGGATTAGGTCTTGCGTATAGTACAACTTCATTCAACAGGGACGAAAATTCAAGAAATGTAGCAATTGGATCAAGGTTTTCAATAGCAATACCATTCATCTTAAACCATAAGATTAATAACCTTTATAAAGGGCTTGGAATTCAGTACGGATTTTCTTTTTTCCATTATTCAAACGGAAATATTAAAGCTCCCAATAACGGCATAAATATTTTTGCCGCAAATTTTGGGTTTAATTACCAGCTGGACAGACCGTATAATCCATCTGTCGAGGAAAAAATTATATACAAGGATAGGCAAATTGATAAAAGTGTAGGTCTCGATATAGTTCTTAGTGGAGGAATTAATGAGACGGAAAATATTGGAGCCGGTACTTTTCCCTTTGGAGTAGTAACAGTTTATGCTGATAAAGCATTGAACCAAAGAAGTAAGATACAATTTGGGGCTGATTTTTTTGCATCAGGATTTATAAAGGAATCGATAAAATTCAGTAATGCACAGGATAATGGAGTATATCATGATCCCAATGACTTTTACAGGCTGAGTATATTATTAGGTCACGAATTATATATCGATAAATTGTCGCTTGTTACTCAGCTTGGTTATTATATATATTACCCTTACGACTACGAAGGCAGATTGTACTCAAGAATAGGATTAAAAAGATATTTCGGGAAAAGGTATTTTGGAATTTTAGCCGTAAAAGCCCATAGTATAAAAGCCGAAGCAATCGAATTTGGAATAGGTATAACTTTATAA
- the trmB gene encoding tRNA (guanosine(46)-N7)-methyltransferase TrmB produces the protein MGSKNKLKRFRENDTFDNVIQPTREEVERGMPQKGNWAREMFNNDNPIVLELGCGKGEYTVGMAEAYPEKNFIGIDIKGARFWRGAKTAIEDGLKNVAFIRTQIELVDLIFAESEVSEIWITFPDPQIKYKRTKHRLTNDAFLRMYNKILNSDGTMHLKSDSEFMHGYTLGLLHGQGHEVLYANHRIYQSDGVPEFVTKIQTFYEKQYLEEGKPITYIQFKLNFQ, from the coding sequence GTGGGAAGTAAAAACAAGTTAAAGAGATTTAGGGAAAACGATACATTCGATAATGTTATCCAACCAACTCGCGAAGAAGTAGAGAGAGGAATGCCGCAAAAAGGGAATTGGGCCAGAGAGATGTTTAATAACGATAATCCTATTGTTCTTGAATTAGGTTGTGGTAAAGGAGAATATACCGTTGGGATGGCTGAAGCTTATCCTGAAAAAAATTTCATAGGTATTGATATTAAAGGAGCCAGATTTTGGAGAGGTGCCAAAACAGCTATAGAAGACGGGTTGAAAAACGTTGCTTTTATCAGAACTCAAATAGAGCTTGTGGATTTGATCTTTGCTGAAAGTGAGGTCAGTGAAATCTGGATAACTTTTCCTGATCCGCAGATTAAGTACAAAAGGACAAAGCACAGGCTTACAAACGATGCATTTTTAAGAATGTATAATAAAATACTTAACAGCGATGGTACAATGCATTTGAAGAGTGACAGCGAATTTATGCATGGATATACCTTAGGACTGTTACACGGTCAGGGGCATGAAGTGCTATATGCAAATCATAGGATTTATCAGTCGGACGGAGTACCTGAGTTTGTAACAAAAATTCAGACTTTCTATGAAAAACAGTATCTGGAAGAAGGTAAGCCTATTACTTATATTCAATTTAAATTGAATTTCCAATAA
- the pth gene encoding aminoacyl-tRNA hydrolase, with protein MKKFLIVGLGNIGSEYANTRHNIGFKVLDELAKKHEVSFKTDKLGDRAEFKLKGRTFVLIKPSTYMNLSGKAVNYWLQKEKLELSQLLIVADDVALPFGTIRFKLKGSDGGHNGLKSVNEVMQSQKYARFRFGIGNEYPKGAQIEFVLGEWSGEEIKALEERLEMGAKAVESFGLGGAANTMNAFNGK; from the coding sequence ATGAAAAAATTCTTAATTGTAGGTTTAGGAAATATAGGAAGCGAATACGCCAATACACGCCATAATATTGGGTTTAAGGTTTTGGATGAGCTCGCAAAAAAGCACGAGGTGAGTTTCAAGACTGATAAGCTCGGCGATAGGGCTGAGTTTAAGTTAAAGGGGAGAACTTTTGTTCTCATAAAACCCAGCACATATATGAACCTCAGTGGTAAAGCCGTTAATTACTGGTTGCAAAAAGAAAAGCTTGAACTTTCGCAACTGCTGATTGTGGCCGATGATGTGGCCCTGCCTTTTGGAACAATCAGGTTTAAACTTAAAGGTAGTGACGGTGGACATAACGGATTGAAAAGTGTGAATGAAGTTATGCAAAGTCAAAAATATGCACGTTTCCGTTTTGGAATAGGGAATGAATACCCAAAAGGAGCTCAAATTGAATTTGTTTTGGGCGAGTGGTCCGGGGAAGAGATTAAGGCTTTGGAGGAACGTTTAGAAATGGGAGCCAAGGCTGTGGAATCTTTCGGACTAGGAGGTGCGGCAAATACAATGAATGCTTTTAATGGAAAATAA
- a CDS encoding MGMT family protein has product MMPDNHNFFEKVYEVARQIPYGRVTSYGAVAKYLGAAKSARMVGWAMNSSKNDETVPAHRVVNRKGLLTGKSHFQGTNLMQQLLESEGIMVIDNQISNFEEKFWDPAVELNI; this is encoded by the coding sequence ATGATGCCGGATAATCACAATTTTTTCGAAAAAGTCTATGAAGTAGCAAGACAGATTCCCTATGGAAGAGTTACCAGCTACGGAGCTGTGGCAAAATATTTGGGAGCTGCAAAATCGGCACGTATGGTTGGTTGGGCAATGAATTCTTCCAAAAACGACGAAACTGTACCGGCACACAGAGTAGTGAACAGAAAAGGACTTTTAACAGGTAAAAGTCATTTTCAGGGAACAAATCTGATGCAGCAACTTTTAGAAAGTGAAGGAATTATGGTCATTGATAATCAGATTAGTAATTTCGAAGAAAAGTTTTGGGATCCGGCAGTAGAGTTGAATATCTAG